A genomic region of Metopolophium dirhodum isolate CAU chromosome 1, ASM1992520v1, whole genome shotgun sequence contains the following coding sequences:
- the LOC132936530 gene encoding uncharacterized protein LOC132936530 isoform X2 produces MDLETEMENCSTEITNESKSNKQSNSGIVHACDAEEDDYCVIVNKGGQQLLPASIMLLVKNICAIDDEPWAVEEDDDYIKDNSDDPKILPLKTVGNKKIEKSSSVSSKEFPNDIEKEEKCHITNNDNAINTGQLKAEEKSDLSKQLIFNKNINNDQDLDETNNIIWSAINIASTSCSTSIPGTSSLTDLQNPFCSTFLPGPSCSTDLLGSSCSTSLPGPSCSTDLLSLSCSTSIPGPSCSTDQSGPSCSRSLLDTSWLTPAPGPSYSLPSLSCLTDLQGPSCSTSIPGPSCSTDQSGPSCSRSLLDTSWLTPAPGLSYSLPSLSCLTDLQGPSCSTSIPGPSCSTDLPGPSCSTSIPGPSCSTDQSGPSCSRSLLDTSWLTPAPGLSYSLPSLSCLTDLQGPSCSTSIPGPSCSTDLPGPSCSTSIPGPSCSTDQSGPSCSRSLLDTSWLTPAPGLSYSLPSLSCLTDLQGPSCSTSIPGPSCSTDLPGPSCSTSIPGPSCSTDQSGPSCSRSLLDTSWLTPAPGLSYSLPSLSCLTDLQGPSCSTSIPGPSCSTDLPGPSCSTSIPGPSCSTDQSGPSCSRSLLDTSWLTPAPGPSYSLPSLSCLIDSQGPSCSTSIPGPSCSTDLPGPSCSTSIPGPSCSTDLPGPSCSTSIPGPSCSTDQSGPSCSRSLLDTSWLTPAPGPSYSLPSLSCLTDLQGPSCSTSLPGPSCSTNLPGPSSSRYFPGSYNS; encoded by the exons ATGGATCTAGAAACTGAAATGGAAAATTGTTCTACTGAAATAACTAATGAAAGTAAATCTAATAAGCAATCTAATTCTGGAATTGTACACGCATGTGATGCAGAAGAAGATgattattgtgttattgttaataaaggAGGACAACAACTATTACCTGCTAGTATAATgctattagtaaaaaatatatgtgcTATTGATGATGAACCATGGGCAGTTGAAGAAGATGATGACTACATTAAAGATAATTCAGATGATCCAAAAATTCTACCACTAAAAACAGTcggtaacaaaaaaattgaaaaatctagTTCAGTTTCTTCAAAAGAATTTCCCAATGATAtagaaaaagaagaaaaatgtcatattacaaataatg ATAACGCCATAAATACAGGACAATTAAAAGCAGAGGAGAAATCTGATTTAAGTAAacaactaatttttaataaaaatataaataatgaccaGGACTTAGAtgaaaccaataatattatatggagtgCTATTAACATAGCTAGTACATCTTGTTCTACATCCATACCTGGCACTTCAAGTTTGACCGATTTACAAAATCCATTTTGTTCTACATTTTTACCTGGTCCTTCATGTTCAACCGACCTACTGGGTTCATCTTGTTCTACATCTTTACCTGGCCCTTCATGTTCAACCGACCTACTGAGTTTATCTTGTTCTACATCTATACCTGGCCCTTCATGTTCAACCGACCAATCTGGTCCATCTTGTTCTAGATCCTTACTTGACACTTCATGGTTAACACCGGCACCTGGCCCATCTTATTCGTTACCTAGCCTTTCATGTTTGACTGATTTACAGGGTCCATCTTGTTCTACATCTATACCTGGCCCTTCATGTTCAACCGACCAATCTGGTCCATCTTGTTCTAGATCCTTACTTGACACTTCATGGTTAACACCGGCACCTGGCCTATCTTATTCGTTACCTAGCCTTTCATGTTTGACTGATTTACAGGGTCCATCTTGTTCTACATCTATACCTGGCCCTTCATGTTCAACCGACCTACCAGGTCCATCTTGTTCTACATCTATACCTGGCCCTTCATGTTCAACCGACCAATCTGGTCCATCTTGTTCTAGATCCTTACTTGACACTTCATGGTTAACACCGGCACCTGGCCTATCTTATTCGTTACCTAGCCTTTCATGTTTGACTGATTTACAGGGTCCATCTTGTTCTACATCTATACCTGGCCCTTCATGTTCAACCGACCTACCAGGTCCATCTTGTTCTACATCTATACCTGGCCCTTCATGTTCAACCGACCAATCTGGTCCATCTTGTTCTAGATCCTTACTTGACACTTCATGGTTAACACCGGCACCTGGCCTATCTTATTCGTTACCTAGCCTTTCATGTTTGACTGATTTACAGGGTCCATCTTGTTCTACATCTATACCTGGCCCTTCATGTTCAACCGACCTACCAGGTCCATCTTGTTCTACATCTATACCTGGCCCTTCATGTTCAACCGACCAATCTGGTCCATCTTGTTCTAGATCCTTACTTGACACTTCATGGTTAACACCGGCACCTGGCCTATCTTATTCGTTACCTAGCCTTTCATGTTTGACTGATTTACAGGGTCCATCTTGTTCTACATCTATACCTGGCCCTTCATGTTCAACCGACCTACCAGGTCCATCTTGTTCTACATCTATACCTGGCCCTTCATGTTCAACCGACCAATCTGGTCCATCTTGTTCTAGATCCTTACTTGACACTTCATGGTTAACACCGGCACCTGGCCCATCTTATTCGTTACCTAGCCTTTCATGTTTGATTGATTCACAGGGTCCATCTTGTTCTACATCTATACCTGGCCCTTCATGTTCAACCGACCTACCAGGTCCATCTTGTTCTACATCTATACCTGGCCCTTCATGTTCAACCGACCTACCAGGTCCATCTTGTTCTACATCTATACCTGGCCCTTCATGTTCAACCGACCAATCTGGTCCATCTTGTTCTAGATCCTTACTTGACACTTCATGGTTAACACCGGCACCTGGCCCATCTTATTCGTTACCTAGCCTTTCATGTTTGACTGATTTACAGGGTCCATCTTGTTCTACATCTTTACCTGGCCCATCATGTTCAACCAACCTACCTGGTCCTTCTAGTTCTAGATACTTCCCTGGCTCATATAATTCTTAA
- the LOC132936530 gene encoding uncharacterized protein LOC132936530 isoform X1 — translation MDLETEMENCSTEITNESKSNKQSNSGIVHACDAEEDDYCVIVNKGGQQLLPASIMLLVKNICAIDDEPWAVEEDDDYIKDNSDDPKILPLKTVGNKKIEKSSSVSSKEFPNDIEKEEKCHITNNGNEMYINYAFGKIFEDIFDTDNAINTGQLKAEEKSDLSKQLIFNKNINNDQDLDETNNIIWSAINIASTSCSTSIPGTSSLTDLQNPFCSTFLPGPSCSTDLLGSSCSTSLPGPSCSTDLLSLSCSTSIPGPSCSTDQSGPSCSRSLLDTSWLTPAPGPSYSLPSLSCLTDLQGPSCSTSIPGPSCSTDQSGPSCSRSLLDTSWLTPAPGLSYSLPSLSCLTDLQGPSCSTSIPGPSCSTDLPGPSCSTSIPGPSCSTDQSGPSCSRSLLDTSWLTPAPGLSYSLPSLSCLTDLQGPSCSTSIPGPSCSTDLPGPSCSTSIPGPSCSTDQSGPSCSRSLLDTSWLTPAPGLSYSLPSLSCLTDLQGPSCSTSIPGPSCSTDLPGPSCSTSIPGPSCSTDQSGPSCSRSLLDTSWLTPAPGLSYSLPSLSCLTDLQGPSCSTSIPGPSCSTDLPGPSCSTSIPGPSCSTDQSGPSCSRSLLDTSWLTPAPGPSYSLPSLSCLIDSQGPSCSTSIPGPSCSTDLPGPSCSTSIPGPSCSTDLPGPSCSTSIPGPSCSTDQSGPSCSRSLLDTSWLTPAPGPSYSLPSLSCLTDLQGPSCSTSLPGPSCSTNLPGPSSSRYFPGSYNS, via the coding sequence ATGGATCTAGAAACTGAAATGGAAAATTGTTCTACTGAAATAACTAATGAAAGTAAATCTAATAAGCAATCTAATTCTGGAATTGTACACGCATGTGATGCAGAAGAAGATgattattgtgttattgttaataaaggAGGACAACAACTATTACCTGCTAGTATAATgctattagtaaaaaatatatgtgcTATTGATGATGAACCATGGGCAGTTGAAGAAGATGATGACTACATTAAAGATAATTCAGATGATCCAAAAATTCTACCACTAAAAACAGTcggtaacaaaaaaattgaaaaatctagTTCAGTTTCTTCAAAAGAATTTCCCAATGATAtagaaaaagaagaaaaatgtcatattacaaataatggtaatgaaatgtacataaattatgcatttggtaaaatatttgaagatattTTTGATACAGATAACGCCATAAATACAGGACAATTAAAAGCAGAGGAGAAATCTGATTTAAGTAAacaactaatttttaataaaaatataaataatgaccaGGACTTAGAtgaaaccaataatattatatggagtgCTATTAACATAGCTAGTACATCTTGTTCTACATCCATACCTGGCACTTCAAGTTTGACCGATTTACAAAATCCATTTTGTTCTACATTTTTACCTGGTCCTTCATGTTCAACCGACCTACTGGGTTCATCTTGTTCTACATCTTTACCTGGCCCTTCATGTTCAACCGACCTACTGAGTTTATCTTGTTCTACATCTATACCTGGCCCTTCATGTTCAACCGACCAATCTGGTCCATCTTGTTCTAGATCCTTACTTGACACTTCATGGTTAACACCGGCACCTGGCCCATCTTATTCGTTACCTAGCCTTTCATGTTTGACTGATTTACAGGGTCCATCTTGTTCTACATCTATACCTGGCCCTTCATGTTCAACCGACCAATCTGGTCCATCTTGTTCTAGATCCTTACTTGACACTTCATGGTTAACACCGGCACCTGGCCTATCTTATTCGTTACCTAGCCTTTCATGTTTGACTGATTTACAGGGTCCATCTTGTTCTACATCTATACCTGGCCCTTCATGTTCAACCGACCTACCAGGTCCATCTTGTTCTACATCTATACCTGGCCCTTCATGTTCAACCGACCAATCTGGTCCATCTTGTTCTAGATCCTTACTTGACACTTCATGGTTAACACCGGCACCTGGCCTATCTTATTCGTTACCTAGCCTTTCATGTTTGACTGATTTACAGGGTCCATCTTGTTCTACATCTATACCTGGCCCTTCATGTTCAACCGACCTACCAGGTCCATCTTGTTCTACATCTATACCTGGCCCTTCATGTTCAACCGACCAATCTGGTCCATCTTGTTCTAGATCCTTACTTGACACTTCATGGTTAACACCGGCACCTGGCCTATCTTATTCGTTACCTAGCCTTTCATGTTTGACTGATTTACAGGGTCCATCTTGTTCTACATCTATACCTGGCCCTTCATGTTCAACCGACCTACCAGGTCCATCTTGTTCTACATCTATACCTGGCCCTTCATGTTCAACCGACCAATCTGGTCCATCTTGTTCTAGATCCTTACTTGACACTTCATGGTTAACACCGGCACCTGGCCTATCTTATTCGTTACCTAGCCTTTCATGTTTGACTGATTTACAGGGTCCATCTTGTTCTACATCTATACCTGGCCCTTCATGTTCAACCGACCTACCAGGTCCATCTTGTTCTACATCTATACCTGGCCCTTCATGTTCAACCGACCAATCTGGTCCATCTTGTTCTAGATCCTTACTTGACACTTCATGGTTAACACCGGCACCTGGCCCATCTTATTCGTTACCTAGCCTTTCATGTTTGATTGATTCACAGGGTCCATCTTGTTCTACATCTATACCTGGCCCTTCATGTTCAACCGACCTACCAGGTCCATCTTGTTCTACATCTATACCTGGCCCTTCATGTTCAACCGACCTACCAGGTCCATCTTGTTCTACATCTATACCTGGCCCTTCATGTTCAACCGACCAATCTGGTCCATCTTGTTCTAGATCCTTACTTGACACTTCATGGTTAACACCGGCACCTGGCCCATCTTATTCGTTACCTAGCCTTTCATGTTTGACTGATTTACAGGGTCCATCTTGTTCTACATCTTTACCTGGCCCATCATGTTCAACCAACCTACCTGGTCCTTCTAGTTCTAGATACTTCCCTGGCTCATATAATTCTTAA
- the LOC132936184 gene encoding uncharacterized protein LOC132936184, with protein sequence MDVKPHTSNALITAKKGPYYVKEEPDVKETFVKRVKRRGRPKLVSQQTPFCPPFMVRCDNDQSHFNYRTVWACRICTKILLSKAAAISHAAICKLAITKEEDIPIADLNYMEKNMCYPCKYCDKKMRRKVIWLKHLNEHETPDYDENNWGVDDILIANLKQPDKVVSKQMKQEPDFNPSTL encoded by the exons atggATGTGAAACCACATACAAGTAACGCATTAATTACTGCAAAAAAAGgaccatattatgtaaaagaagAACCAGATGTAAAAGAAACATTTGTAAAGCGAGTTAAACGTCGAGGGCGCCCAAAACTCGTGTCTCAACAAACACCATTTTGCCCTCCGTTTATGGTCAGATGTGACAACGATCAATCACATTTCAATTACCGTACAGTATGGGCATGTAGAATTTGcaccaaaatattattgagtaaAGCTGCCGCTATAAGCCACGCTGCTATATGTAAGCTAGCCATTACAAAAGAAGAAGATATTCCAATTGCAGATTTGAA tTATATGGAAAAAAACATGTGTTATCCGTGCaaatattgtgataaaaaaatgcGGAGAAAAGTGATCTGGCTAAAGCATTTGAACGAACATGAGACACCAGATTATGATGAAAATAATTGGGGTGTTGATGATATACTGATAGCAAATTTGAAACAGCCAGACAAAGTTGTCTCAAAACAAATGAAACAGGAACCTGACTTTAATCCTTCCACTTTATAA